TGGATCTGCTTAGCATATGACCATGGAGTCATCCTTGGGTTCTACATTCACTGCCCTCCAGCCCTCATTAAGCTTCTCATCATTTTTTCCCTCATGTTTTAGtccttttacttttctaaaactTTGTCCTCCATGTCCCTTATTTCATAATTTCTCTTATTACAGAATATCTCCATGTTTCTATACATTCATATGATATATTTCTTATCTATCAATCATTAGACCAACCTGAATGTGGCAAAGGTTGATATTTCCTTTTGCTCTCTCAATTAAACATCAGAGATTCCAAAGTTGGTCTCAGAGTCTATTTGCTGTGTACATTAAAGTGGAAAGGatcatttgttttattgtggtaaactatacataacacaaaatttaccattttaaccatttttaaaatatacagttcagtgccattaagtacattcatgttgTTGTGCAATCATGACCACTAGGAGTCATTTTTTGAAGACGGGCAAGTTTTGGGGTGTCTACTTTTTCTTTCAATAGTGAGCCCATACAATTAGAGTTTCATATTTTACAGACCACATTATTTTCAATCCATAACACTGGCAAAGTAGCATCTTTTAGCTATTAAAATTATGGATATTCAGCAGTAACACAAAGGTAATCCAAAAAGCACTGTATTTATGCAGAGATCAACAATTTTAGGTCTGGTGGTACTCACTCATCATTGTGAATCAAATCAATGAGAACTTTGGAATTTGATAGACTGAACTGTTTCAGTCAGACCACATCAAACTTCAACTCCAGGTTTGCAGCAAATGCAGCAAGGATAATGAGTGACTGTCAACTTCAATGTCAAtgatttcatgaaaaataatataccCTCATAGAGTCACATAAACTCAAATATGGCCCAAAGTTTAGTCCCATGGCCAGAGACTTCAGAATTATTTTAGAATTTACATATTTAGCTCAACATTTCCTAAGACAAGTtatctctttttgttgttgttgttttttgggttttttgttggtggtggtgactattaatatactttattatttttttaacatctttattggagtataattgctttacaatggtgtgttagtttctgctttataacaaagtgaatcagctatacatatacctatatcaccaaatctcctccctcttgtgtctccctcccaccctccttaacccacccctctaggtggtcacaaagcaccgagctggtctccctgtgctatgcggctgcttcccactagctatctgttttacatttggtagtatatataagtccatgccactctaacttcgtcccaccttacccttccccctccccatgtcctcaagtccattctctatgtctgcatctttatacctgtcctgcccttaggttcttcagaacttttttttttttttagattccatatatatgtgttggcatacggtatttatttttctctttctgacttacttcactctggatgacagtctctaggaacagtatggaggttccttatgaaactaaaaatagaactaccatataacccagcaatcccactactgggcatataccctgagaaaaccataattcaaaaggagtcctgtaccacaatgttcattagctctatttatttatttatttttattttttattttttatttttttgcggtactcgggcctctcactgttgtggcctctcccgctgcggagcacaggctccggacgcgcaggctcagcggccatggctcacgggcccagccgctccgcagcacgtgggatcttcccggaccggggcacgaacccgtgtcccctgcatcggcaggcagactctcaaccactgcaccaccagggaagccccattagctctatttacaatagccaggatatggaagcaacctaagtgtccattgacagatgaatggataaagaagatgtggtacatatatacattggaatattacccagccataaaaagaaaataagttgagttatttgtagtgaggtggatggacctagacaagTTATCTTAACAATGACCACAGATAAATTTTAGTTTAGTTTCTCTTCTAAATTGTAACTTCATTTCCACTAAAGAACTCTGTAATCCTTCCCAACCTGtgaattatagattttaaaaatctccattGAGTCTCAAATGAGTATAGTCTCTAATTTTCTCTATTCAAACCCACATGTCAAGTTTAAGACTGAATACTCTCACCTTGAACAAATCAGCAATGTCCTTATTTTAGGGgtgtttttgtcatttcaagttTAGTGTGTTTGGATAAGAAGCAGAGTCCTGTGAGTTACTGAGGTTCTAATAATTCAGGTATCTCTGAGCACTTCATTCTCAGAAGCTCTTGATCTAAGGAAGCAGACTGAtaagttttttcaataaatatccaTAACCTAGCCATTAAAAAAGTGAAACATACACACAGTGCTTAAGGCCACAAGCATAAAAAAGGTCACGATCATTGATCATTAATTCTCATCATACAAACTCCTTTTGTAGAATGTGAtggacacaaataaacaaatgaaaactgaCTTTATCCTTCTATTATATCTATAGCAAATGAACTCAGCTTTGCTATGTTAGATAAAATTCCTCAGATTCCTTGAAGGCATATACTTTATGTGTGCttactcatcaagaagaaaaatatattcacatcTTAAGTGAGTCACACTCCAGGGTCTGGTGGAACACATTCAATTTGAGGGTTGCATGTTACGAGCTCCTAAAAAATTGGAGACACTTTCTTAAAGGTGTCTAGATGACCTTTTCTAGATGACCTTCAGGCCCTTAAGAAAGCTAGACAAGAATTATCTCCCAGGACCAGAATTATTCAAAGGAGAAACAACCTGTAGATGGGAGTGGGACAACTAAGCTAAAACAgaaattttgtcttctttttcataCTTGATTACATGCTTGATTCCAGTTGGACCATGGGGGTCTATCTTCAAGAATAGATAGGTTTCTTCTTAGTGTCTATACTCAGAGCAGGAAAAAGGAGATACACCACTTCTCCACTTTCTAATGTCATGCCTGCTGACACCCTGTTCAGTCTTCTTTCAAAGCTTGCTGTGATTCCAACAGGGCAGAAATTCCCAGTAGAAATCAAAATTTTCTCAACAGGTGGAGGTATTATAAGGGAGGAACATTAGAGACTCCTTCATCAGGTGAAAGTACCCAAAGATAAGCCTGCTCACATCAAAAGTTGCAAACAGACAATATGTCTCTACGTCTCTTAAACCTTGAGCTAAAAAgctttattcaaaaaaaaaaaaaaaccaaaatatttttctctataaaatgagCTGCAACACAATTGATTTTCCAAAATTGGAAGTTAGGAGTTGccaatattaaaaatttagaagATAATGGTTTCAAGAAAAGCCAATGTTTCCTCAAGTTTAagaataaaactatttaaaaatgatcAGTATTGCCAGAATTTGTTATCACCTAGAGGCGTGTGTATTTGTGTTTTCAACAACAGATTTTGTTAATGGCATCTTTGATTAAAGGAATCTGAAACACTGAAGTTGTGTTTCCTACCTGTGACTCCCTTGTCTACTTTACATGAATGCTTGTGTTAAACTAAAAAATACCTCTTGAGATGCTTTCAGCATTTTACTAGGGTCTTTAAGATGAAATTGTGACAAGGGGTAAAGAGTTCAGTGGTTTTCCTTACCTTGCTAAAATGAAGTTTCATTCTTCAGGGGTATAAATGGAGATCACCTACAAAGACTCTTTATTACCCTGAAGAGATGTGACACTTGAGACCGATGGATAGTCAATACAAATACAGACCGATGGATCTGTCAATACAAATAGCTCCCAAATAACTTCAGGaactaaagtttattttttcttttttttttaaggttttttggttggttggttggttggttggttggtttgtgaGCTAAGGATTACAAAGtcagaagaaaaacaagttttaaatgagGGGTAGGGTCcttgaaaaaaataagacatataCCCTAGGCAAAATGGCTAAATACCACTAGTCTATTAAGATATGGCTGTCAATACACGAACACAATAGTCATCtttgatataaaaaataaatctagctGGATAATAGTGGGTTAATAATGTGCAGAGTTACATAACTTCCTCAGGAACAAAATCTTAGccttaaatggaatataattcactATTTCTTGAAAGGTggctttttcattgttgttttttcctCATTACTATTCCTAGAAGAACTGAGTAGACTCCCAAGTAGAATTTAacttggtggggaaaaaaaagctcaaaagaatgaaacaaaaactgattcCAACTATAAGTTTGACATCGAGTGAAATAAGGAAGCTCTAATCCCTTAGAAAACAGGTACAAAAGTACTGGATAATCTTTACATGTCACATAGACTTTCAGGTATTTTCATATAGACATTTTTCAGCTATTCCTAAAAAGTTCTGATTTCATGTATTCTTTCCCATTGTCAGATATATCAACCAAAGTCTTTGAAAACTATATCATTTTGTGTGTTCCTTATTACCATTGAAGGTAGGCAAAAAAGTTATAACTATCATTTGACAAACAGGAAAGAACTATATTTCAGAGATGTGTTAGGACTATCTATCTGACAAAGCCAGAAGAACTTCAGATTCCTGGTATAATACTTTCTCTGAGTATATTCCACCTTCTGTTGAGAGGGGTTCTTTTATGCTGGTTTGGTAGCCTCCAAATTCACCACCAGGTAATTTAAGATGACCACAAGTTCTTTGATTTGTGAATGAAAGTTTATTAGTTCAAATTTGTTAAAACATGTAACAATAAAATGGTATGGACCAATAGCTAATAAGGACTATATTCAATTATAATCTAATAACTAGCAGTAATCATCATACATAAGAATgcaactaaaataataaaaaataaaaaaagaatgtaacttATGTAGTTACAACTTCCCACACATTTAGCCAAAGCACACAGGGATGAAGAATTAGATGCTTCCTAATTCACTGCAATCTACCAGCCTATCTCCCTTAGTTTTCACACCTTAAATTTGTCTTAGAATGGTGAGCCTATCCCCCTCTCTATCCCGCCATGCCATACATGAATTGACTTTGGTGTTGTTCTCAGGAAGATCCAGAAATGTTTGGATAAAGGACTGGAGGGGAGATGCAGGATTCCAATCAGAGGTATCCAATCAGTGGACTGCCAAGTTAGTTAATCCATCTTCCTCTAACTGGGATTTTAAGTGCATGACCTGTGTCAATTGCCAACCAATTATTTCTATCAATATTAACAACTTAGGGTTGTCTAATTTGCATATGACAAAAACAAGGCTTGGTTCATAAATGCGATTAGGAACTAACTCTATACCATGGTTTTCCACCATAAACGGCTGCATAACTGTTGACAACTTGttacttttcctctctctctcctaaaaATACCTCCCCTGCTAGCTCTTATTCCTAAGTATGTTCTTACTTCCTGCACTTATTTCTTATCACTATTAACTTTACTTTTAATTCTGTTCTGTAAGAGCAAACATACTTAATACAACAATCCATTGCTTGGAGCAAGGTAACATCTTAACAATTCATAAACATATATAATCACACAATCAAAGCAAACATTGCAATATATTTTATCGAATCCTGAGGTGTCATTATAGTATAATCTTTCCAGGTGAACCCATCTAGCCAAAAGGCTAGATAGTTCCACATATTACACTGTTGTAGCATCTTCCCGTTTGACACCTAAGGATCATGTTCACTATTACGTGTTTTATAGGCTGGTTCGAGCTTTATCTTGTTTCAATGTCTGGAGTACTCTCACAGATTTCTTTTGATGTATTTCGATGACTTGCTTGAGTAAGTGTGGTTGATTGTGTTGTCTCATTACTACTAAAAATTTTAACAAGCTCACACTAATCTGTTGTGTAATTGTTATGAAGTCCATATTCCAGAGTTCTACTTGGAAGAATAGCTACCCTTCAGTATCCATCTTATTTGAGGTGTACCAGatctttccatttacagttaaatTGCTCATCAAATAGAATTCATAGCAGATTGATGTTCTCTCCTTGGATATGTTTCCTGATCCTGCACAAGTATTTATGCCTTGAGTTTCATTTTGACACAAAGTTATAGCCCAATTTCCTGAAGTCCAAATTTCTAGTGGAGAGTGTATATCTTCCCTGTTTCTAAACCTTTAATTAAAGCATAGATTCTATCCTTTAACTTTTATCCAGTTACTCTGTTATTCTTCTTCTTGGTTGCTACATATATAGATTTCCTTATTTAACTCTAATCACTATTTTTCCTTATAAAACTTTTCCTATTGGAATGGTGGGATAAATGgttacttcttgttttcccaCTGCTCTATTTAGGTTAATTGGCATAGTTCCTTTGCACTGCATCTATTATTTACCACTTTGGACACAGTGTATAGAGTGGCCTACCTTGGGCAAGTAAGGCTCAGTTTGTCCAGTTATTGCAGCAGTAAAGTCCCTCAATCTGCTGTCTGGTATGGCTTGTAATTATCCACAGTAGTTGCTTGtaatataacttttatttctcctctttgtgTCTTTCTTCACCCCTCTAAGTCTCCTGGATCCTCACCTACTCTATCAATCTTCCCAGTCTACTGTGAAACTTTCTCATACTAATATTTTTCAGTAGCTCCATAAGTTCTTCTGATTTTCAAAATGGtctctaaaaatacaacaaactagtgaatataaaaaaacagaagcagactcacagatatagagtggttaccagtggggagatgggagagggaaggggcaagataggggtagaagagtaagaggtacaaaccattaggtgtaaaataagctacaaggatatattgtacagcacagggagtatagccaatattttataatatctataaatggagtataacctttaaaaattgggaatcactatattgtatacctgtaacttatataatattgtacagcaactatatttcaatttaaaaaattttttaagagtcTGTGTAAaaacacaaagtaaaaaaaaagagagagtctgTGTAGCTTTTCTTGATACAGcaatcatttttttaacttttattgaagtatagttgctttaaaatgttgtgttagtttctggtgtacagcaaactgattcagtaatacacatatattctttttcattacagatcattacaagatattgaatatacttctttgtgctatacagtaggaccttgttgattatcaattttatatatagtagtttgtatctgctaatcccaaactcctaacttatccctcccccaccctctttcccctttggtaaccataaatttgtttcctatgtctgtgagtctgtttctgttttgtaaataagttcatttgtatcattttttttagattccacatataagtgatatcatatgatattggtccttctctggcttacttcacttagtgtgataatctctaggtccatcaattttgctgcaaatggcattatctcattcttttttatggctgagtatttcattgtatatatatatatacatatatatatatacacacaccacatcttctttattcattcatctgtcgatggacatttaggatgcttccatgccttggctattagctctttcttaaatttgttaaataaacttATCCTGAAATTCAGTGGCAAAACTGACTTATGTTTCTCCTGCTACTGCTCATCCAAATAAGATCTGGTTATATAGTCTATAACTTTCCCCATTTACCTTTAAAGGTAGCTAATAATCTGTGTATGCAGAGCTCACTTAGTATTAGATGCAGCATCTGTCATGTTGGTTAGCTCTGAAGCCATCTGTATTAAAAGTCTTTTTAATCCCTTTGACTATAATATGCTTTAGGACTCTATGTGAATTGGTATAATCTGGTTTCCCATGAGTGTGGATTGACTTCTACATGTCATTTCTTCACAATTTTCATATACCACTTTGTCTAATGGTATACTTTTATGTCTTTACCTAGTTGTTGCCCATATTGTAAGATGCAAAGGCCATTCTCTAGGAAGAAGGACCGTAGTGTCCACAGGCTTGTATGAAAGGTAGCTATTCTTCCAAATGGAGTAAGGGTACCCTATGGCATGCAATTAGTATGATCAGTGCATTTCCTGAACGTGTATTTGGTCCCTCTCTGTTTTGATATGGGGGTCTTCCAACTATTGCATTTCCCCCCTCTGGTAGCTGTAGAATTACTGTGGGTATAACCAGtccacattttgtttaaattCATTATTGCTCCCATTTCTCAGTAGTAAAGATTTCTGTCAAGGTTGAAGCAGTTTCCCTTATAACAAGCCTATCAGCTATTCTTTATAAATGTAGTTATACCCAAGAAGTTGTACTTTATCCACTTCTACTTGTGGACCATCATCTCTAAGCCTATGCCATAAGTGTTTGACTTTTCCATAGGCAAATAGTCCTTGTTAGGGCTCTGTCTAGCCCTTCTAGTACTAGTACTTCTCTCCTGTTGTTATTTGGTGTAACTTGCCATTTCCATTTGAACAACAATGTTGCAGAGTAGTTGTGATATGGGTCAGCATTTGAGGCAACAGTCAGTCCTGCATTGGAACTTCTTGGCCTCAGCTTTTTCAAAGGTTTCTCCCTGGCAAGagttatctgtaaagctttttgcAGTCTTATTATCTGGTAGATGGCTGCTTGTTAGAATTATTTCCCCCATTCTGCTATAGCATCCTTTGGCTGACACATTCTGTCCGAAAGGCCTAGTAAGTAGTGCGATCTTTTCAAGTAAAAGTGCCCCAATATTGTCCTGTTAATGTGAATGCATTCACTATACTGTCATCCTGAAGGATATTCCCCTTTTAGTTTCCACTCATTGTAGAACGGTGAAATTGGGTCCCAAGATGTGATAGAGTTCATCAGGTCTTCACTCTATTGTTAGGTAAggagtttcttttctttgctaGTGTTTGCTCCTATTATCAGGAATCCTAACAGGAGAACAAGTACAGGTAAAGAAAGAACCCTATTGCTAAAGTCAGAGCTTTtcgtataaataaatacaaagaagaaaagagaccaGCCTCTGCCAGAAGCAAATCAAATAGTGCTTGTTCTAGAATAGATTAGTAATGAAACTGCAGAACTAGGAGAAAAACTGTTATTGCTAACATTCAGAAAAATTAGAATGTATTTGACACAGAGAAATGATCAGTTTTCACAAGCTGGTGGAGGCAAATGAGGTTTTATCTATTTAAGTCATTGTTAATACTAGAGAGTACGTCTTCATATAGTTCATCTATATCTAACATAGGTTGATCTGTATCAAAGGTTAAGTCTTCGTCTTCTCTTTGTGTAAGTATCGATTCTAAGTCTGAGAGATCAGCAAGGTCTGGCAGTGAAGCTTCCTCGGAAAGAGGTGCATCTGTTTCTATCTGTTATGCTCTGTCATCTTGCTCTTCACAAGGAACTGGTTCTTGTGAAATCAACCGTAGAAGCTCTTCAGCTATTCTAGTTAACTGGGCTACACAATCAGCAAGTCCACCAACTAGTACAGAGATTGACACAGACTCCATGCCTCTGTGCTTTCCTCAGTAGATAAAATATTACTAAAAGCTGTAGTAAATGGGCTCTTGGTGACAATGGATCCTATGAGGCTGGCAATAGTTCTGTGGTTGGTTTGGGTGAGAAATCAGGTTGTTGATATGATGATGATCAAGTACAGAATGAGGCCAGTGGTCCTACAGTACTTTTTGATAAATTTGGTGAACCTCCCACAAAATTTACATGTGGTTCTCTTGTTTGTATTGGTAGTGAACTGCTATTATAATGACCATCAGACAGATTGCCACAGccaagagaaaacagaagagcaGATCtaataatagaaaagagaaatatagagtTAGTATCCTTGAGCCTTTCTTCATCATAcagtttctggctataggataacGTTGAAAATGTACCCCTAGCTATTGCTCCTCATTTTTTGATGGCCTTATGAGGCTCTACTACTCATAGTCCCCTTTACACTTCTCATGGTCTTTACCTCTTCTTATGGGATTTGAGAACAAAGTGAGCATAGGTAGTTTGTCTATCTTTCTTGAACATCTCTATTGAGGAGGATACATACACTCAGAGTCTTTCAATTAATCTTGTTTTATTAGTACCTTTGCCTCATTGCCATTTATATCTGGTGCTGCtaagttctttctgtgtttttaataattcattcattaaagTTTCCGATTGCCCCTGCAGTCTGGGGAATTTATGGTAAATGAAAGTCCCACATTCTCTGTCTTTTCCCAAATTTTATATAACTTCTGTTATAAAGTTAGTTCTTTGGTCATTTCCTATCACTGCCAATATTCCATATCTAGCAGCTATTTCTCCTAAATTTGTCTAAAGCCATGGTCATACTATTCTCATCTGTATGCCTGTGTGCTCTACAAGCCCTATTCCTAAGTTTATACCTCTTTAAGGTAATATTCCTTGCTTAAA
Above is a window of Mesoplodon densirostris isolate mMesDen1 chromosome X, mMesDen1 primary haplotype, whole genome shotgun sequence DNA encoding:
- the TRPC5OS gene encoding LOW QUALITY PROTEIN: putative uncharacterized protein TRPC5OS (The sequence of the model RefSeq protein was modified relative to this genomic sequence to represent the inferred CDS: substituted 1 base at 1 genomic stop codon) is translated as MESVSISVLVGGLADCVAQLTRIAEELLRLISQEPVPCEEQDDRAXQIETDAPLSEEASLPDLADLSDLESILTQREDEDLTFDTDQPMLDIDELYEDVLSSINNDLNR